Part of the Terriglobales bacterium genome, GCTGGAGCGCGAACTGCTCCGCCATCGCGGAGCCGCTGTAGCCCGAAACAAAGAGCACACGCGTCATGGGACGCTCGCCGGCGAGCCGGCGGGCAAGCTCGCGGCCGTTCACGCCGGGCATCACGACATCGGTGACCATCAAGTCGATGTCGCCGCGAAAGGCACGCGCCACTTCCAGCGCCCGCTCGCCATGGGAGGCTTCGAGCACGGTATATCCGCTGCGCCGGAGGAACATCGTCATGGCGTCGCGCACGCCGTCCTCGTCTTCCACCACCAGGACGGTCTCGTGCCCGAGCGGGACCTCGGAGGCGGCTGCACGCGCGCGCGCCAGCGGCTCGCTCGCGCCCGCGATCGCGGGAAAGTACAGCTTGAAGGTGGTGCCTTTGCCGGGCTCGCTGTACACCCAGATGACCCCGTCGCTCTGCCGGACAATGCCGTAGACGGGGGCGAGGCCGAGCCCGGTCCCTTTGCCGGGCGCCTTGGTGGTGAAGAAGGGCTCGAAGATGTGCTGGCGGGTCTCGGACGCCATGCCGCAGCCGTTGTCGGAGACACAGAGCAGGACGTAGGGCCCGGGGGACGCCTCGGCGTGGCAGCGAAGGAACTCGCGGTCTACGTCGACGTTGCGAGTCTCGATGAGGAGGCGGCCGCCTTCGGGCATGGCGTCGCGCGCGTTGATGGCGAGGTTCATGAGGACCTGCTCGATCTGCATGGGGTCGAGCTTGACGGTGCGCAAGTGCGCGTCGGGGTGGACGACGATCTCGATGTGCTCGCCCAGGACGCGCGGCAGCAGCCTGCCAACCTCGCCCACGCATTCGTTCAGGTCAAGCGGGCGCAGGCTAAGGACCTGCTTGCGCCCGAAGGCGAGCAACTGGGCGACCAGGCGGGCGGCGCGATCGGCGGCACCCACGATCTTCTCGGCATTGCGGCGCTCGGGGCCAGAGGGAAGGTTCACGCACAGCAACTCGGCAAAACCGCGCATGACCATGAGCAGGTTGTTGAAGTCGTGGGCGATGCCGCCGGCCAGCCGCCCGATGGCTTCCATCTTCTGCGCCTGGCGAAGCTCCTCCTCGGCGCGCGCATTCTCGGTGCGCAGCCGGTGCTCGCCGAGCGCGCGATGCACCGCCCGCGGAAGGCGCGCGAGGCGGTCCTTCAGGATGTAGTCCGACGCCCCGAGGTCGCAGCAGCCGGCGGCGACCTCGTCGGTGAGCGTGCCGCTCACCAGGATGAAGGGGAGCTGAGGATCGCGGCGACGCAGTTCGCGCAGCGCGTCGAGCCCGGAGTATCCGCGCAAGCGGTAGTCGGCCAGCACGATGTCGGGCAGCCCGCGATCGAGCGCGGCGAGGTATTGCGCCTCGTCGCCGACAAGTTCGAACTGCATGGGCATGTCGGACTGACGCAACTGGGCCTGGAGCAGCGCGGCGTCTTCGGCGTCGTCCTCCAGCAGCAGGACGCGGACGGTCTGCTCGCCATGGTCGGAGGGATCAGCCACGGCCCGCCTCCACGGTGTCGGCCTGCTGCGCGCGCGCAGAGAGCGGCGGGGGCTGATTGACGACCAGCCAGTACAGGCCGATCTGCTTGATCATCTCGCGGAACTCCTCGAAGTCCACCGGCTTCTGGATGTAGCTGTTGGTGCCGAGATGGTAGCTGTCAACCATGTCGCGGTCCTCCCGCGAGGAGGTGAGCACGACGACGGGAAGGGCGCGGGTGCGGGGGTCACCCTTGACCGTGCGCAACACCTGCTGGCCATCGACTTTGGGCAGCTTGAGGTCGAGCAGGATGAGGCGGAGGGCGGCGGTATTGGCGCCGCCGTTCTCACCGAAGAGGTAGTCGAGCGCCTCCTCGCCATCGCGGCAGACGTGGATCTCATTGGCCAGGCGGTTGCGCTGCAGGGCGGCGAGGGTGAGCTCGACGTCGGCGGGATTGTCTTCGATCAGCAGGATCTCAACAGCTCGTTGTGGCATATTGTCCTCCGGGAACTTCGCTGGACGGCCTCCGCTCCCCCTGCGCCGCGGCACCGGGTGCGTGGCGGGTGCGGCGGGCAGCGTAAAGAAGAAGGTGGCGCCGGCGTCGAGCTGCGCTTCCGCCCAGACGCGGCCGCCGTGCTTGTGGATGATGCGCTGCACGGTGACCAGCCCGACGCCCGTGCCTTCGAAGTCTTCCGTGCGATGCAGGCGCTGGAAGACGCCGAAGAGCTTGTCGGCATACTTCATGTTGAAGCCGACGCCGTTGTCGCGCACCGAGATCACCGTCTCGGTGGCGCGCGTC contains:
- a CDS encoding response regulator, which produces MADPSDHGEQTVRVLLLEDDAEDAALLQAQLRQSDMPMQFELVGDEAQYLAALDRGLPDIVLADYRLRGYSGLDALRELRRRDPQLPFILVSGTLTDEVAAGCCDLGASDYILKDRLARLPRAVHRALGEHRLRTENARAEEELRQAQKMEAIGRLAGGIAHDFNNLLMVMRGFAELLCVNLPSGPERRNAEKIVGAADRAARLVAQLLAFGRKQVLSLRPLDLNECVGEVGRLLPRVLGEHIEIVVHPDAHLRTVKLDPMQIEQVLMNLAINARDAMPEGGRLLIETRNVDVDREFLRCHAEASPGPYVLLCVSDNGCGMASETRQHIFEPFFTTKAPGKGTGLGLAPVYGIVRQSDGVIWVYSEPGKGTTFKLYFPAIAGASEPLARARAAASEVPLGHETVLVVEDEDGVRDAMTMFLRRSGYTVLEASHGERALEVARAFRGDIDLMVTDVVMPGVNGRELARRLAGERPMTRVLFVSGYSGSAMAEQFALQPDTPFLEKPFTWDAFARKVREVLDQARLVTEAAERAPALIH